The DNA sequence GCGCATCGCGACCTTCCCTTTACCCAGGGAGCAAAAGCCAGCATTCACCCGGGCAGTCTGACCGGTCTGTGCAAGCGAATGCACGTCGATGGAGTCCCTACCCGGGGCGAGACAATCGGGAAGCGGACAGCGGCTAGCATCTGGGACGCTGCCGTTGTTAAGCGGATTCTGTCCGACCCGCGCATTGCTGGATTCGCCGCTGAAGTCCTGTACAAGAAAAAGCCCGATGGGACACCGACCACCAAGGTTGCGGGATACCGAATCCAGCGCGACCCGGTAACGCTCCGGCCCGTCATGCTCGAATGTGGCCCGATCATCCCGCCGGCTGAGTGGCACGAACTTCAGGAATGGCTACAGGGCAGGGGACGCGGCAAGGGGCTCAGCCGTGGGAAATCGGTACTGTCCGCCATGGAACGGCTTTACTGCGAGTGCACGAACACGATGACGTCGAAGAAGGAAGAGAACTCCGTCAAGGACTCTTACCGCTGCCGTCGCCGTAAGGCGCTTCCCGGTCAGCACGAAGGCGACTGCACCATTTCCATGGCAGCGCTGGACAAGCACGTTGCCGACAAGGTCTTTGCCCGCATCAAGACCGCTGAGGGCGACGAAGAAACCTTGGCGATGCTGTGGGAAGCGACACGACGCTTCGGGAAGCTCACAGAAGCCCCTGAGACGTCCGGTGAGCGTGCTTCCCTTGTGGCGGAGCGCGCCGACGCTGCCCAGGCGCTAGAAGAGCTGTACGAAGACCGTGCGGCCGGTTCCTACGGCGGACCCATCGGCCGGAAGCACTTCCGCAAGGCTGAGGCAGCGGCAACGCTCCGGCTACAGGGTGCCGAAGAGCGCCTGACGGAGCTGGAAGCCAACGACGCCCCCGTGTTGCCCATCCGGCAATGGGTGCCCGAAGACCCGAACCTTGACCCGACCGGCAAGGGCTCTTGGTGGCACGCTGCCACGGTCGAAGACAAGCGCGTCTTCGTGGAACTGTTCGTTGACCGGATCACGGTCATCAAGGCCCCGACCGGCAAGGGTGCGGGAACTCCCGTTGAGGACCGCGTGACGATCACGTTCGCGACTCCCCCGAAGGACGAAGACGAAGACGCCACCGAGGACGAAGCGGCGTAACGCACAGCGGGAAGGGTCGAGCCGGCTGAGGTTCGGCCCTTTTTCTGCCTTCATAATCGTTAGTTAGTCTAAGTAATAGTGACTCCGTCACGTCAGCGCCCAGGGGCAAGCCGTCTGACCAGCAAGTTGCGACGCTGTGACGTAGTGATCCATTTTCTTGAAACACATAAGAAAACTCTAAGGGCAACCCAGAATCGACAACACTTCGTCACAGCGTCGCACGCCCGGTTCGCTGCTCAGAAGTCACCGACTCCCTTCATATAAGTAGGAGGGTGTTTCCGCACCGCGCATCTAGTCGCGAAACGCAACGGCGGTCAGAGTGCGCACCCTTCGGCCGGTCGCCCCCCTACTTCTCTCCTAGGGTTGAGCGTCCGGCGCAAGCTTCTGTAGCTCAGTTGGTAGAGCGGCCGGCTCTTAACCGGCTTGTCGTTGGTTCGAGTCCAACCGGAAGCACGTCAGGAACGGCACGACTTGCGTATTGTGGTCGGGTGCCCGTGGCAGGGGTGATGTGGTTCGCCTGCCTTCATGGCGATACGGAGTACCGACTATGGCGTGGTCGGTTGCGCGTGAGCGTATGCAGGGATCTTCGGATGCCTGACCGGTTCGAATCCGGACTATCGCACAGGGGCGCGTACGGCGTTGATCGTGGCGGCGCGCTCGACCACTTGAAAGGGGCTGGGCCCATGAGCGGGTACACGTGGGCTTGGCTGGGTTGGCTGGGCGCGTTCGTTGCCATTGAGGGTAAGGCGCTCTTCAACAAGTCCCCTGGGGACACGCTGAGCGAGCACGTGTGGCGTTGGTTCGCTACTGCCCAGGGTTCTACCGGTACGCCTAGCGGCTGGGTCCGCATACGGCGTTTCAGCCTTCTCGCCTTCATGGGTTGGCTCACTGTGCACTTCCTGACTGGGGGCCGTTTCTAACCTACTCGCGTGAGTAGCCTGGATCGGCTCGAAGGGTAGGGGGGTGCCTGCCTGGGGCGCGCCCCCTTGAGATAGGGGGGGGTGCCCATGCGTACACGTTGCCTTGATTGCCGGGGGTGGGCTACCCACAACGGGCGTTGCGCGCTGCACCACTCGAACTACAACGCACAGCGCAGTGTGAAGAGCCACGCTAAGCGGCGTGCTGCCATCGCACGGGGGAACAACGCTGCGGCTAAGCTTCGGCGCGCTGTGCGTAAGGCTGTGGGTGCTGAGTGCCGCATGTGCATGGGCTTCTTCCTGCCTAGTCAGTTGGATATCGACCACATCAAGCCCCTTGCATTGGGTGGCGAAGATGTTGAATCGAATGTCCAGGCTCTTTGCAAGCGTTGCCACAAGACGAAGACCGCAATGGATTTCGGAAAGCGCCCGTTCTAGGGGGAATGCGGTCCGAAAGTTCGGAAACTTTCCCTACAGCGATCCCGGCCCCAGCTCGGAAAACGCGCGCTAGGTGTGACGCCGGACCCCGGCCCCCCAGCGACCACGACCCTTGATACCACTGGGCAATCGGCACTTCGGCACGCTGAGAATGGGTCAGTTAACGACCTGTTAAGGGGGTGCTAATGAGCCGCGCGAAGTCCCCAGACATGCGAACCGGGAATGCGAATACCGCCGCTTCCGTGGACGCTGCCCCCATCGTGTATGAGGGTCGAGCGCCCCGGGTGCCTGCCCATTTGAAGGCCACGGGCAAGGACGTTTGGCGCAATGTCTGGTCAGCCGGCATGGGTGCCTACTCCCCCGAAACTGACCGGAACGTAATCCTTCGGTACTGCGAACTTCATGACCGACGC is a window from the Streptomyces sp. MMBL 11-1 genome containing:
- a CDS encoding recombinase family protein, with translation MTTGVVTGVDTYAAAYDRQSAERENRSAASPATQRSANEDKADAVRGEVERDGGQFRFIGHFSEAPGTSAFGTAERPHFERLLNECRAGRVNMIIVYDVSRFSRLDVMDAIPIVTELLGLGVTIVSVTEGIFRKGNVMDLIHLIMRLDQAHKESSTKSKKIHDTKNLHRELGGYVGGKPPYGFKFVSVPVEITRNGKTSVIVIQKLAHDDTPTSGPFENEPDTIRWWWREIKAHRDLPFTQGAKASIHPGSLTGLCKRMHVDGVPTRGETIGKRTAASIWDAAVVKRILSDPRIAGFAAEVLYKKKPDGTPTTKVAGYRIQRDPVTLRPVMLECGPIIPPAEWHELQEWLQGRGRGKGLSRGKSVLSAMERLYCECTNTMTSKKEENSVKDSYRCRRRKALPGQHEGDCTISMAALDKHVADKVFARIKTAEGDEETLAMLWEATRRFGKLTEAPETSGERASLVAERADAAQALEELYEDRAAGSYGGPIGRKHFRKAEAAATLRLQGAEERLTELEANDAPVLPIRQWVPEDPNLDPTGKGSWWHAATVEDKRVFVELFVDRITVIKAPTGKGAGTPVEDRVTITFATPPKDEDEDATEDEAA
- a CDS encoding HNH endonuclease; protein product: MGFFLPSQLDIDHIKPLALGGEDVESNVQALCKRCHKTKTAMDFGKRPF